A section of the Bacillus sp. HSf4 genome encodes:
- a CDS encoding thymidine kinase codes for MYVMKQSGWLELICGSMFSGKSEELIRRVKRATFAKQEVKVFKPAIDNRYSNDSVVSHNGTSIVCHAITSPAEIYQYISVNTDVIGVDEVQFFDETIVRTLTALADQGYRVIAAGLDQDFRGEPFGVVPDLMALAETVTKLQAVCSVCGSPASRTQRLINGKPASYDDPVILVGASETYEARCRHHHEVPGKPE; via the coding sequence ATGTACGTCATGAAGCAAAGCGGCTGGCTTGAACTCATATGCGGGAGCATGTTTTCGGGAAAATCGGAAGAGCTGATCCGCCGGGTGAAAAGGGCGACATTCGCCAAACAGGAAGTCAAAGTGTTTAAGCCGGCCATAGATAATCGTTACAGCAATGATTCTGTCGTATCCCATAATGGGACATCCATTGTGTGCCATGCGATCACATCTCCGGCTGAAATTTATCAGTACATAAGCGTTAACACGGATGTGATCGGCGTTGATGAAGTGCAGTTTTTTGACGAAACGATCGTCCGCACGCTAACCGCTCTGGCTGATCAGGGATATCGGGTCATTGCCGCAGGGCTTGACCAGGATTTTCGCGGGGAACCGTTCGGCGTCGTTCCGGATCTGATGGCTTTAGCGGAAACGGTGACCAAGCTGCAAGCGGTATGTTCTGTCTGCGGTTCCCCGGCCAGCCGGACGCAGAGGCTGATCAACGGAAAACCGGCCTCATATGATGATCCGGTCATTTTGGTAGGCGCATCAGAAACGTATGAAGCACGCTGCCGTCATCACCATGAGGTGCCTGGAAAACCTGAATAA
- the malS gene encoding oxaloacetate-decarboxylating malate dehydrogenase — MNNMKKTKEGYLETSLRGKDVLSIPALNKGVAFSLEERKNLGLEGLLPPTVLSLDQQAERAYEQFSAQPDRLRQNVYLNDLQNRNEVLFYKLLQNHLREMLPVVYTPTVGEAIQEYSHEYRRPHGIYLSIDDIAGIETAFQNLQASADDIDLIVATDSESILGIGDWGVGGINIAIGKLAVYTAAAGIDPSRVIPVVLDVGTNNEKLLNDPLYIGNRHPRVQGERYDAFIDAYVETALKYFPKALLHWEDFGNKNARNIMGKYNHKIATFNDDIQGTGAITLAAILAAVKKTGTSLKDHRVVIFGPGSAGIGIADQIRDTMVLEGLSEEEANKAFWTVDYRGLLMEGMDNILDFQTPYLRGTEEVKDWNRNEKGEISFEEVVRQVKPSILIGTSGVSGAFTEEIVKEMAAHTERPVILPMSNPTTLAEAVPEDLFKWTDGKALVATGSPFEPVVYNGVEHEIGQSNNAFVFPGLGLGTIVSQAKVITNGMFAASANAVADMVDHDQPGAGLLPKIDDLQAVSVQVAIDVVKAAIKDGVARVQPDNVEKAVREAMWRPEYQTVVAKRD, encoded by the coding sequence GTGAATAACATGAAAAAAACGAAGGAAGGATATCTGGAAACTTCTTTAAGAGGAAAAGATGTTTTATCGATTCCTGCTTTAAATAAAGGGGTGGCATTTTCTCTTGAAGAGAGAAAGAATCTCGGACTTGAAGGGCTTCTGCCGCCGACCGTTTTAAGCCTCGATCAGCAGGCAGAACGTGCATATGAACAATTTTCCGCCCAGCCTGACCGTCTTCGTCAAAACGTATATTTAAACGATCTGCAAAACAGAAACGAAGTGCTTTTTTATAAATTGCTGCAAAATCATCTTCGTGAAATGCTTCCTGTTGTTTACACGCCGACTGTCGGTGAAGCGATTCAGGAATACAGCCACGAGTACCGCAGACCGCATGGGATCTACTTATCTATTGATGATATCGCGGGAATCGAAACAGCGTTTCAAAATCTCCAGGCATCAGCAGACGACATTGATCTGATCGTTGCTACCGATTCCGAAAGCATTCTGGGAATCGGTGACTGGGGTGTCGGGGGCATCAACATCGCGATTGGAAAGCTGGCAGTTTATACGGCCGCAGCAGGCATTGACCCAAGCCGCGTGATTCCGGTTGTCCTGGATGTCGGAACAAACAATGAAAAGCTTCTGAATGATCCGCTTTACATCGGAAACCGTCATCCTCGTGTTCAAGGCGAGCGCTATGATGCATTCATCGACGCTTATGTTGAGACGGCATTGAAATATTTCCCTAAAGCGCTTCTTCACTGGGAGGATTTTGGGAATAAAAACGCCCGTAACATTATGGGTAAATATAACCATAAAATTGCAACGTTTAATGATGATATCCAAGGAACAGGAGCGATCACGCTTGCGGCGATTTTAGCAGCTGTTAAAAAGACAGGAACATCGTTAAAAGATCACCGCGTCGTTATCTTCGGCCCTGGTTCAGCGGGAATTGGCATCGCCGATCAAATCCGCGACACGATGGTTCTTGAAGGGCTGTCTGAAGAAGAAGCAAACAAAGCGTTCTGGACAGTCGATTACAGAGGTTTGCTGATGGAAGGCATGGACAATATTCTCGATTTCCAAACACCTTATCTGCGCGGTACAGAAGAAGTGAAAGACTGGAACCGCAATGAAAAAGGGGAGATTTCTTTCGAAGAAGTCGTCCGCCAAGTGAAACCTTCTATTTTAATCGGAACATCAGGTGTCTCCGGCGCCTTTACAGAAGAAATCGTCAAAGAGATGGCGGCTCACACGGAACGCCCGGTTATTTTACCGATGTCCAACCCGACTACATTAGCTGAAGCCGTCCCTGAAGACTTGTTTAAATGGACGGATGGAAAAGCCTTAGTCGCGACGGGAAGTCCGTTCGAACCTGTTGTCTACAATGGAGTAGAGCATGAAATCGGACAATCCAACAACGCTTTCGTCTTCCCGGGATTGGGACTTGGCACAATCGTTTCACAAGCAAAAGTGATCACAAACGGAATGTTTGCTGCCTCTGCAAACGCGGTTGCCGATATGGTTGACCATGATCAGCCGGGTGCAGGGCTCCTTCCGAAAATCGATGATCTTCAAGCCGTGTCTGTACAAGTCGCAATTGATGTAGTCAAAGCAGCGATTAAAGACGGTGTCGCCCGCGTTCAGCCGGATAATGTCGAAAAAGCGGTGCGTGAAGCGATGTGGCGTCCGGAATACCAAACCGTTGTCGCAAAACGCGACTAA
- a CDS encoding VOC family protein, giving the protein MLEAIHHIAIICSDYKASKTFYVDKLGLEIISETYREDRDSYKLDLSLHGRYVIELFSFPNPLKRVTRPEAAGLRHLAFKVNNLEQTVGKLQEKGIRLEPVRIDPGTGKRFTFFFDPDGLPLELYEG; this is encoded by the coding sequence ATGCTTGAAGCGATCCACCACATTGCGATCATCTGTTCAGATTATAAAGCATCCAAAACATTCTATGTCGACAAGCTCGGCCTTGAGATCATCTCCGAAACCTACAGGGAAGACCGGGATTCGTATAAACTCGATCTCTCGCTTCACGGCCGCTACGTCATTGAGCTGTTTTCGTTCCCAAACCCGCTGAAGCGCGTCACAAGGCCGGAAGCAGCCGGCCTCCGCCATTTGGCTTTTAAAGTTAACAACCTGGAGCAAACCGTCGGCAAGCTTCAGGAAAAAGGCATCCGGCTGGAGCCGGTTCGCATCGATCCCGGCACCGGAAAACGCTTTACCTTTTTCTTTGATCCCGACGGCCTGCCTTTGGAGCTGTATGAAGGATAG
- a CDS encoding L-threonylcarbamoyladenylate synthase, producing the protein MLMNTMLWTVDAKGDLSTNYPQITQAARLLQQNETVAFPTETVYGLGANAKSTEAVAKIYEAKGRPSDNPLIVHIADIQQLEEFAEVDSSQASALMERFWPGPLTLVLPCKQGVLSTRVTAGLDTVAVRMPDHPVALALIKEAGVPVAAPSANVSGKPSPTKAAHVIHDLNGRIAGIVDGGPTGVGVESTVVSCTGDIPVILRPGGVTKEQLEAAAGTVLIDQGITDEEKAPLSPGMKYTHYAPEAPLAIVNGTPEEIQRLIGQYQKDGMKVGVLTTEERAGAYRADAVRICGRRDRLETVAAGLYDALRSFDEEKLDYIFAESFPEEGVGRAVMNRLLKAAGHRVIEV; encoded by the coding sequence ATGTTGATGAATACAATGTTATGGACTGTGGATGCAAAAGGGGATTTGTCCACAAACTATCCACAAATTACACAAGCTGCCCGGCTGCTCCAGCAGAATGAAACGGTCGCTTTTCCGACGGAGACCGTTTACGGGCTTGGCGCAAACGCGAAAAGCACCGAGGCTGTCGCTAAAATATATGAAGCAAAAGGGCGTCCGAGCGACAATCCCCTTATTGTCCACATTGCGGATATCCAGCAGCTTGAAGAATTTGCAGAGGTGGATTCTTCTCAGGCTTCAGCCCTTATGGAGCGTTTTTGGCCTGGTCCGCTGACGCTCGTTTTGCCATGCAAACAAGGCGTGTTATCCACAAGGGTGACAGCAGGGCTTGACACGGTGGCGGTCAGAATGCCCGATCATCCGGTGGCGCTTGCGTTGATTAAAGAAGCGGGCGTTCCTGTCGCTGCTCCGAGTGCGAATGTATCCGGCAAACCGAGTCCGACGAAAGCCGCGCATGTCATCCACGATTTGAACGGACGGATTGCGGGGATTGTCGACGGCGGGCCCACCGGTGTAGGGGTGGAATCAACCGTCGTGTCCTGTACAGGAGACATTCCGGTTATTTTAAGACCGGGCGGTGTAACAAAAGAACAGCTCGAAGCCGCGGCCGGCACCGTACTCATTGATCAGGGGATCACAGATGAAGAAAAGGCACCATTGTCTCCCGGGATGAAGTACACTCATTATGCTCCGGAAGCACCGCTTGCGATCGTAAACGGCACTCCGGAAGAGATCCAGCGGCTGATCGGGCAATATCAGAAAGACGGAATGAAGGTCGGGGTTCTCACCACAGAAGAACGGGCAGGCGCTTACCGGGCGGATGCCGTCCGCATCTGCGGCAGAAGAGACCGCTTGGAAACCGTTGCTGCCGGTCTGTATGATGCTCTCCGAAGCTTCGATGAAGAAAAACTCGATTACATTTTCGCGGAGTCTTTTCCTGAGGAAGGCGTGGGACGAGCGGTGATGAATCGACTGCTAAAAGCGGCGGGACATCGCGTGATCGAGGTGTAA
- the racA gene encoding chromosome-anchoring protein RacA: MNTTDAANKLGVSTKTVQRWVKQLQLPASRNELGHYFFTDDDFAILKEVKEQLQNGTPIKEVTVERQKKAYVIKKNETVQPKAPDHLNAWIEKRVQQLLHHEQLERELLQKKIADLERKLEQKADEVVSYQLLQQRRELEEERQQIKHLEQKISELESRKSDTESTVRREEKPKRKFKSIFSF, translated from the coding sequence ATGAATACAACTGATGCAGCAAACAAGCTCGGCGTCTCCACTAAAACGGTGCAGCGCTGGGTGAAGCAGCTGCAATTGCCCGCTTCCCGGAACGAACTCGGCCACTACTTTTTCACAGATGACGACTTCGCCATTTTAAAAGAAGTCAAGGAACAGCTGCAAAACGGAACACCTATAAAAGAGGTCACGGTTGAACGGCAGAAAAAAGCCTATGTGATCAAGAAAAACGAAACGGTTCAACCGAAAGCGCCGGACCATTTGAACGCATGGATTGAGAAAAGAGTGCAGCAGCTGCTGCACCATGAACAGCTGGAACGCGAGCTGCTTCAGAAAAAAATTGCCGATCTGGAAAGGAAGCTCGAACAAAAAGCGGACGAAGTCGTCTCCTACCAGCTCCTTCAGCAAAGACGCGAACTGGAAGAAGAACGGCAGCAAATTAAACACCTTGAGCAAAAAATCAGCGAGTTGGAAAGCAGAAAAAGCGACACAGAGTCAACGGTCAGAAGGGAAGAAAAACCGAAAAGAAAATTTAAATCGATCTTTTCTTTTTAA
- the rpmE gene encoding 50S ribosomal protein L31, with protein MKTGIHPEFKKATVKCACGNEFETGSVKEEVRVEICSECHPFYTGRQKFASADGRVDRFNKKYGLK; from the coding sequence ATGAAAACAGGAATTCATCCTGAGTTCAAAAAAGCAACAGTCAAATGCGCTTGTGGAAACGAATTTGAAACAGGCTCAGTCAAAGAAGAGGTACGCGTTGAGATTTGCTCTGAATGCCATCCGTTCTACACTGGACGCCAAAAATTCGCTTCTGCTGATGGTCGTGTTGATCGCTTTAACAAAAAATACGGTCTTAAGTAA
- the glpX gene encoding class II fructose-bisphosphatase produces the protein MERSLSMELVRVTEAAALKSARWMGRGKKDEADDAATSAMRDVFDTIPMKGTVVIGEGEMDEAPMLYIGEKLGNGYGPRVDVAVDPLEGTNIVASGGWNALAVIAVADHGNLLNAPDMYMDKIAVGPEAVGCIDIEAPVIDNLKAVAKAKNKDVEDVVATVLNRSRHERIIHELREAGARIKLINDGDVAGAINTAFDHTGVDILFGSGGAPEGVLSAVALKALGGEIHGKLLPQSEEELKRCEKMGLDTGKVLRMEDLVKGDDAIFAATGVTDGELLRGVQFKGSVGTTHSIVMRAKSGTVRFVDGRHSLKKKPNLVIRP, from the coding sequence ATGGAAAGAAGTTTATCAATGGAACTCGTACGTGTGACAGAGGCGGCTGCGCTTAAGTCGGCACGCTGGATGGGAAGAGGAAAAAAAGACGAAGCGGATGACGCGGCGACAAGCGCTATGCGGGATGTGTTCGACACCATACCGATGAAGGGAACAGTTGTGATCGGGGAAGGTGAGATGGATGAAGCTCCGATGCTCTATATCGGAGAAAAGCTTGGAAACGGTTATGGTCCGCGGGTAGATGTGGCAGTCGATCCTCTTGAAGGTACAAACATCGTCGCAAGCGGCGGCTGGAATGCACTTGCCGTTATCGCTGTGGCGGATCACGGAAACCTGCTGAATGCGCCTGACATGTATATGGATAAAATCGCCGTCGGTCCGGAAGCTGTCGGATGCATCGATATTGAGGCGCCTGTGATCGACAACTTGAAAGCCGTGGCCAAAGCAAAAAATAAAGATGTCGAAGATGTCGTCGCAACCGTTTTGAACCGTTCCAGACATGAGCGCATCATCCACGAACTCCGGGAAGCGGGCGCAAGGATCAAGCTGATCAATGATGGTGATGTAGCCGGAGCAATCAATACAGCCTTCGACCACACAGGAGTCGATATTTTATTCGGATCAGGCGGAGCCCCGGAGGGTGTTTTGTCCGCTGTGGCGCTGAAAGCGCTTGGGGGGGAAATTCATGGCAAGCTGCTTCCGCAGAGCGAAGAAGAGTTGAAGCGCTGTGAAAAAATGGGTCTTGATACCGGGAAAGTGCTGCGGATGGAAGACCTCGTCAAAGGGGACGACGCGATTTTCGCCGCCACCGGTGTGACGGACGGAGAACTGCTTCGCGGCGTTCAATTTAAAGGTTCTGTCGGGACAACACACAGTATTGTCATGAGGGCGAAGTCCGGTACGGTCCGATTTGTTGACGGAAGACACAGCCTTAAGAAAAAACCAAACTTAGTGATTCGGCCTTAA
- a CDS encoding AEC family transporter has product MSFLNILILLAPIFFVIALGWFAGHFGSYDAKSAKGVSTLVTKYALPAHFVSSILSTPKDKFYSQIPLMVSLILGIVGFYVIILLLLRFLFKYDLTNASMFSLNSAQPTFAFMGIPVLGSLFGAQEIAIPIAITGIVVNAMLDPLAIIVGTVGRSSKKESENSDSLWKVTGKSILHGLSEPLAFAPLASIILVLFGLQIPELPQKMLDMIGNTTSGIALFAVGVTVGIRQIKFSMPALSIALLKVAAQPALMFVIAMAVGLSSADLTIAVLLVAFPGSAVAAMIATNFESQEAETASAFVISAVLSIVTLPILIAITA; this is encoded by the coding sequence TTGAGCTTTTTAAATATTTTAATCCTCCTTGCGCCAATATTTTTTGTTATTGCGCTGGGATGGTTTGCAGGTCATTTTGGTAGTTATGATGCTAAATCAGCAAAAGGGGTAAGCACACTCGTTACAAAATACGCGCTTCCGGCTCACTTTGTGTCCAGCATCTTGTCAACACCCAAGGATAAGTTTTATAGTCAAATTCCGCTAATGGTATCGTTGATTCTCGGAATTGTAGGGTTTTACGTTATTATTTTACTTCTTTTAAGATTTTTATTTAAATACGATCTAACAAATGCATCCATGTTTTCATTAAACTCTGCACAGCCGACTTTTGCGTTTATGGGGATTCCGGTGCTCGGAAGCTTGTTCGGTGCCCAGGAAATTGCGATTCCGATTGCGATTACAGGAATCGTCGTCAATGCGATGCTCGATCCTTTGGCCATCATTGTAGGTACTGTCGGCCGCTCATCTAAAAAGGAATCCGAAAACAGCGACAGCCTGTGGAAAGTAACGGGAAAATCCATTTTACACGGCTTGTCTGAGCCGCTTGCTTTTGCGCCGCTCGCAAGTATTATCCTTGTGCTATTCGGTTTGCAAATCCCTGAACTTCCGCAGAAAATGCTTGATATGATTGGTAACACGACATCTGGAATCGCTCTTTTCGCGGTCGGGGTGACCGTCGGAATCCGCCAAATCAAATTCAGCATGCCGGCTTTAAGCATCGCCCTTCTCAAGGTTGCGGCACAGCCAGCATTAATGTTTGTGATCGCCATGGCGGTCGGCCTGTCTTCTGCCGACTTGACAATAGCGGTTCTGCTTGTTGCCTTCCCAGGCTCTGCAGTGGCGGCCATGATCGCTACGAACTTTGAAAGCCAGGAAGCGGAAACGGCGTCTGCGTTTGTCATCAGTGCGGTGCTGTCCATCGTGACACTGCCGATATTAATTGCCATCACCGCATAG
- the prmC gene encoding peptide chain release factor N(5)-glutamine methyltransferase, with product MKTIFEALHWASSYLAEAGRDRNAAEILLMNQLKIERSKLLASFHDPMSDTDFQAFKNSVERHHSGVPVQYITGKEWFYGREFSVNEHVLIPRPETEEVVETVLVMANDVFPGKNSLEAVDVGTGSGAIAVTLALESERFSVTATDISEQALKTAANNADKLGAKVDFISGDLLKPLIAQNKKADVIVSNPPYISEEEMRTLSEVVRLNEPVGALTDGADGLRFYHRFMKELPEVMADKALIVFEIGWSQGNAVLDMFHQFFPQAEVQVKKDLNGKDRIVSAVVEYGGR from the coding sequence ATGAAAACGATTTTCGAAGCCCTTCACTGGGCTTCTTCTTATTTAGCCGAAGCGGGAAGAGACCGAAACGCCGCTGAAATCTTGCTGATGAACCAGCTTAAAATCGAACGGAGCAAGCTGTTGGCAAGCTTCCATGATCCGATGTCCGACACCGATTTTCAAGCATTTAAAAACTCTGTTGAGCGGCATCATTCCGGTGTTCCTGTTCAATATATCACAGGAAAAGAATGGTTTTACGGACGGGAATTTTCGGTTAATGAACATGTGCTGATTCCGCGCCCTGAAACCGAAGAAGTCGTGGAAACCGTCCTGGTCATGGCGAATGACGTCTTTCCCGGAAAGAACAGCCTTGAAGCGGTCGATGTCGGTACGGGGAGCGGAGCGATCGCCGTCACCCTTGCGCTTGAGAGTGAGCGGTTTTCCGTTACGGCCACAGATATTTCTGAACAAGCGTTGAAAACAGCGGCGAATAATGCAGACAAGCTTGGAGCGAAAGTGGATTTCATCAGCGGTGATTTGCTGAAACCGCTGATTGCGCAAAACAAAAAAGCCGATGTTATTGTTTCGAATCCTCCTTATATATCAGAAGAAGAAATGCGGACGCTGTCTGAAGTTGTCCGGCTAAACGAGCCTGTCGGCGCCTTGACGGACGGAGCTGACGGCTTGCGGTTTTATCATCGTTTTATGAAGGAGCTGCCAGAGGTGATGGCGGATAAAGCGCTGATTGTGTTCGAAATCGGCTGGTCTCAAGGGAACGCCGTCCTGGATATGTTTCATCAGTTTTTTCCGCAAGCGGAGGTTCAGGTCAAGAAGGATCTGAATGGAAAAGACCGCATCGTCTCCGCAGTTGTCGAATATGGCGGCCGGTAA
- the prfA gene encoding peptide chain release factor 1 gives MLDRLKSIEDRYEKLNELLSDPEVVNDPKKLREYSKEQSDIQETVEVYRRYRSASEQLNDAKAMLDEKLDADMREMVKEEISELQEEIESLTEQLKILLIPKDPNDDKNVIMEIRGAAGGEEAALFAGNLYRMYSRYAELQGWKTEVMEASTTGTGGYKEIIFMITGNGAYSRMKYENGAHRVQRVPETESGGRIHTSTATVACLPEAEEVEIDIHEKDIRVDTFASSGPGGQSVNTTMSAVRLTHLPTGVVVSCQDEKSQIKNKEKAMKVLRARIYDKFQQEAQAEYDQNRKSAVGTGDRSERIRTYNFPQNRVTDHRIGLTIQKLDQILEGKLDEVIDALIVEDQASKLQQAES, from the coding sequence GTGTTAGACCGTTTAAAATCGATAGAAGATCGGTACGAAAAATTAAATGAGCTTTTAAGTGATCCTGAGGTGGTCAACGATCCGAAAAAGCTCAGAGAATATTCCAAAGAGCAATCTGATATACAGGAAACAGTTGAAGTATATAGACGTTACCGGAGCGCTTCGGAGCAGTTGAATGATGCAAAGGCGATGCTGGATGAAAAGCTTGATGCCGATATGCGCGAAATGGTCAAAGAGGAGATTTCTGAACTGCAGGAAGAAATCGAGTCGCTGACAGAGCAGCTGAAGATCTTGCTGATACCAAAAGATCCGAACGACGATAAAAACGTCATTATGGAAATCCGCGGGGCTGCCGGCGGTGAAGAGGCGGCTTTGTTCGCCGGAAACCTTTACCGGATGTACAGCCGCTATGCTGAGCTGCAGGGCTGGAAAACAGAAGTGATGGAAGCCAGTACAACGGGTACGGGCGGCTATAAAGAGATCATTTTTATGATCACTGGAAACGGTGCATATTCAAGGATGAAATACGAGAACGGTGCGCACCGCGTGCAGCGCGTGCCTGAGACGGAATCAGGCGGGCGCATCCATACGTCGACGGCGACGGTCGCCTGTCTTCCTGAAGCCGAAGAAGTCGAAATCGACATCCATGAGAAAGATATTCGCGTCGATACGTTCGCCTCAAGCGGTCCGGGGGGGCAAAGCGTCAACACGACGATGTCCGCCGTACGTCTGACTCACCTTCCGACAGGTGTTGTCGTGTCATGCCAGGATGAGAAATCGCAGATTAAAAACAAAGAAAAAGCCATGAAGGTTTTGCGGGCGAGGATTTATGATAAGTTTCAGCAGGAAGCACAGGCTGAATATGATCAAAACCGGAAATCAGCCGTCGGTACAGGTGACCGCTCTGAACGAATCCGGACGTATAACTTTCCGCAAAACCGCGTGACAGATCACCGGATCGGCTTAACGATCCAAAAGCTCGACCAAATACTTGAGGGCAAGCTTGACGAGGTCATTGACGCGCTGATTGTCGAAGATCAGGCAAGCAAGCTTCAGCAGGCGGAGAGCTAA
- the spoIIR gene encoding stage II sporulation protein R, protein MKKSSMACLYIFLLMIGAIANLTTEETAKSSNGEPAVIPDEAIRLRILANSDSESDQNLKRQIRDEVNQEITNWVEDLTSIQQARQVIRSKLPEIKDIANDVMKRENAEQSVAVRFDKVSFPTKLYGNMVYPAGEYEAVLITLGDGEGANWWCVLFPPLCFLDFSNGEAVQSPEEDEQTKEKPAETDEVASSDEQKEEDKEVKFFLVEWFTGLFS, encoded by the coding sequence ATGAAGAAATCATCTATGGCTTGTTTATATATATTTCTGTTAATGATAGGCGCGATTGCCAACCTGACGACAGAGGAGACGGCTAAATCGTCCAACGGTGAGCCGGCGGTTATTCCGGATGAAGCAATTCGCTTGCGGATCTTGGCGAACAGCGACAGCGAGAGCGACCAAAACCTCAAACGGCAAATCAGAGACGAGGTCAATCAAGAAATCACAAACTGGGTGGAAGATCTGACTTCAATTCAGCAAGCGAGACAAGTGATTCGATCAAAACTCCCTGAAATTAAAGACATCGCAAACGATGTCATGAAACGGGAGAATGCCGAACAGTCCGTAGCCGTCCGTTTTGACAAAGTCTCCTTCCCGACAAAGCTTTACGGAAACATGGTGTATCCAGCTGGAGAATATGAGGCTGTGTTGATTACATTGGGAGATGGAGAGGGAGCCAATTGGTGGTGTGTTCTGTTTCCGCCGCTTTGCTTTTTGGACTTTTCGAACGGGGAAGCCGTTCAATCGCCTGAAGAAGACGAGCAGACAAAGGAAAAACCAGCTGAAACCGATGAAGTCGCTTCTTCAGACGAACAAAAAGAAGAAGACAAAGAAGTGAAATTCTTTCTCGTAGAATGGTTTACAGGACTGTTCTCATGA
- the rho gene encoding transcription termination factor Rho gives MKDVSISSLENMKLKELYELARHYKVSYYSKLTKKELIFAILKANAEQEDLLFMEGVLEIIQSEGFGFLRPINYSPSSEDIYISASQIRRFDLRNGDKVSGKVRPPKENERYYGLLHVEAVNGDDPESAKERVHFPALTPLYPDRQMVLETKPNYLSTRIMDMMAPVGFGQRGLIVAPPKAGKTMLLKEIANSITANHPEAELIVLLIDERPEEVTDIERSVAGDVVSSTFDEVPENHIKVAELVLERAMRLVEHKKDVIILMDSITRLARAYNLVIPPSGRTLSGGIDPGAFHRPKRFFGAARNIEEGGSLTILATALVDTGSRMDDVIYEEFKGTGNMELHLDRSLAERRIFPAIDIRRSGTRKEELLVPKEHLDRLWSIRKTMSDTPDFVEKFMRKMKKTKTNQEFFDMLIQEWKQSNVSAARR, from the coding sequence GTGAAAGATGTATCCATTTCATCTTTGGAAAATATGAAATTAAAAGAGCTGTATGAGCTTGCACGTCACTATAAAGTCTCGTATTACAGCAAACTGACAAAAAAGGAACTGATCTTTGCCATTCTGAAAGCGAATGCCGAACAAGAGGATCTTCTCTTTATGGAAGGTGTTTTGGAAATCATCCAGTCCGAAGGATTCGGCTTTCTTAGACCGATTAACTATTCCCCAAGTTCAGAGGATATCTATATTTCTGCTTCCCAAATCCGCCGTTTTGATTTGAGAAACGGTGATAAAGTTTCCGGAAAGGTCCGGCCTCCAAAGGAAAACGAACGGTATTACGGTCTGCTTCATGTGGAAGCAGTGAACGGAGATGACCCGGAATCGGCAAAAGAACGTGTGCACTTTCCGGCTTTAACGCCTCTTTATCCAGACCGCCAAATGGTGCTTGAAACGAAGCCAAATTACTTGTCGACACGGATCATGGACATGATGGCGCCGGTTGGCTTTGGACAGCGCGGTTTGATTGTCGCCCCTCCAAAAGCAGGTAAAACGATGCTTCTCAAAGAGATCGCCAACAGCATTACAGCCAATCACCCGGAAGCGGAGCTGATCGTCCTTCTGATCGATGAGCGTCCTGAAGAAGTGACGGACATCGAACGATCTGTAGCTGGAGACGTCGTCAGCTCGACTTTTGATGAAGTGCCTGAGAACCATATAAAAGTGGCCGAGCTTGTGCTGGAGCGGGCGATGAGGCTCGTCGAGCATAAAAAAGACGTCATCATTTTAATGGACAGCATCACAAGGCTGGCCCGCGCCTATAACCTGGTCATTCCGCCAAGCGGCAGAACATTGTCCGGAGGGATCGATCCCGGCGCATTCCACCGTCCGAAACGGTTCTTTGGAGCGGCCCGAAACATTGAAGAGGGCGGAAGTTTGACGATATTGGCAACCGCTCTTGTCGATACGGGGTCCCGCATGGACGATGTAATCTATGAAGAGTTTAAAGGAACCGGCAACATGGAGCTGCATCTTGACCGTTCTCTTGCGGAAAGAAGAATTTTTCCTGCCATTGATATTCGCCGTTCGGGTACGAGAAAAGAAGAGCTCCTTGTTCCGAAAGAACATCTTGACCGCCTCTGGTCCATCCGCAAAACAATGTCCGACACACCGGATTTTGTTGAGAAATTTATGAGAAAGATGAAGAAGACGAAAACAAATCAGGAATTCTTCGATATGTTGATCCAGGAATGGAAGCAGTCCAACGTGTCGGCTGCGAGACGGTAA